ATATAGATTTGCAAGGCTCTCATCTATGCAAGGTATTAAATGACTGATTTTTGGGTCGGAAATAAGCTCATCTTCAATTTTTTTAGATTTTTCTCGAATTTCAATATCCCAATTACTATTTCTGTATTGTCGCCAATTTAATTTAATTTTAAGTGGTCGATTATATCCCTTTAATTCCATAATAAATATCTGATCACATATTTCATCAAATAAAAATATATGTGATCGCTGAAGATAAGTGGTTTTTTCTAACACTAATTCTAAATTGTTTATAATTAGTGAGCAGCAATCATTTACTAGACTTGTACTTCCAATAGTATATCCCCACTGATGTAATAAATATAATGCACACAGGCTATCTAAAGAGCCATATTTAGCTAATTTTTCTAAATCAGATTTATTAAAACCTTTTATATGTCTATTTTGTATTAAATTTTCAATTATATAATCAGGAAGATTGTTTAGTTCTAGTAGTATTAAATATTCTTCTGTGGTTCGATATTTTAAATTTTTCCATATAGGATGATTGATAATATGAGATGAGCCGATACATTTTGAATCTACTGTTTTAATCCAATCATCTTTAGGTGTTGATAATCCAAATTTATATTTTTTAAATAAATTTGTTACATAGCCATTTTTTGGTTCCTTATAAAGTAACTTCTCTAAACCAAATTCATTTCTAATTTCACCGGAATTTAATAATTTATTATAAAAGAAGTCATACCAGCTTATTGTTTTTGCAAAATCTATCCTAGTTCTTAGTGGTCGGCCCATACATCATTCAGCTTTACTAATATTAATAGGTATGATTATACGAAAAATAGTAATGAAATGGTGTTTAAAATTACAATTTCTTTACTATTTTTAATGTGCTTTTATATCCTTAAATCAATTGGAATAGAAAGATATGGTACTTAAGCATAGGCAAAAGAAGATCACTGAAGATCGACTTTTGCTAACTACGAAAGAAGCAGCGAGATTGCTGGGATATGCAGAACAAACTTTGCGTAAATGGGCATTGTACGAAAACGGACCAATAAGTCCTATTAGGCATGGTCGTAGTCTTCGATGGAGTAAAGCAGAAGTCTATAAATTTGCTTGTGTCAAAGAAGAAGTCTAGAAAAATTTAGATAGTTTTTCGCGTTATAAATGCCCATTACATTTGATGTAAAAAATACAGGCAATAACAAGAAAAGCTATCTTATCCATAAAATTTATATACCTATTTTTTAAAATATATCATCAGCTTAAGTTGGATTTAAATTTAGGCTCTAGGCTTTGTCATGCTCAAAAAAAGCCCTTATGAAATTTTTAGAATAATGAATTTGGAGCTAATAATGTCCAAAAAACAAGCTAAACCAAAGATGAGTTTTAAGCTATCTCGTTTGAAACAAGTCAACTTAATTGAACGTTCGCTAAGAAAATATTCCAACATAATCGATCAAACAGTAAAACTTACTGTTGTTGGGGGTGGTGAGCAAAAAATTGAAAAAGATCGACTGAAAAAGTCAATGATTAATCGCGTTATGAAAGACTATTTGAGCCTTACTCAACATACGTATCTTTTATCCATGGAAAGCAAAAGTCATGAAGATTGGTTTAAAAACCAAGCTAACTGTATTTTTTGGTTAGAGTTGTTTGGCTATCTTAAAAATTGAACCGTACCGGGTTTGTCGGAGACTTTTTATTTAAGTTAGGCCACGTGACCTAACGGGTTAATCTTATCATAGTACATTGCTTCAAACTCAAAAGGCGATACATAACCCAATGCGCTGTGTACACGCTTTTTGTTGAACCAATCTACCCAATTTAATGTCGCAAGTTGTACATCCGCTAAACCTTGCCAGTCTGCTTTTAAATATTCAATCACCTCTGTTTTGTATAAGCCATTCACTGTTTCAGCCAAAGCGTTATCGTATGAATCACCGGTCGTACCGACTGATGCTCGTAAATTTGCTGCTTCTAAACGATTGGTATAGCGAATGGAAAGATATTGAACCCCTCTGTCACTATGGTGAATCACATTCTTTGGCATGTCTCGAGCATGTAACGCTTGCTCAAGTGCATCGAGCACCATATCTGTATTCATCCGTGTCGATACTTTCCATCCAACAATTGCTCGTGAGAAGACATCAATAATAAATGCAGTATAAACCCAACCTGAATTTGTTTGAATATACGTGAAGTCAGCGACCCATAGCTGGTCAGGATGATCAGCACTAAAATTGCGTTTCACCAAGTCATCTGCTCGTTTTTGATCCTCTCGGCTACGGGTAGTTTGTTTATTCTTACCACGCCAAACACCTTGTATACCTAGTTTTTGCATCAATCGAGCAACTGTACAGCGAGCAATAACATAGCCTTCACGTTTCAATTTTTGCCAAACTTTACGCACACCATATCGACCTGAACTTTCCTTCCAAATTCGTTTAATTTGTTCAGCATGATGCAAGTCATGTAGATCTCGCTTTGCTCGATGTTCTGGGTTTTCAACGAAATCTAGTGTTCGATAATAGGTAGAAGCCGCGATCGGTAAAATCCTGCAAATCGCCTCAACACCATATAACGCCTTATTGTTATGGATGAAATCTACCATTATTTGTGTGGGCGGTCGAGCTCCGCCTGGGCGAAAAAAGCGGCTGCTTTACGTAGAATTTCGTTAGCACGTTGCAGTTCTTTATTTTCACGTTCGAGTTGTTTAATACGTTCTTGATCTGAAAGTTGCTGTACTTTAATTGGGTTTTGTTTATCTAAATATTTTTGATACCAAACACGTAGAGTTTCAGGAGTACAACCTATCTTGGGAGCAATAGCGGTGATCGCAGCCCAATTCGATGGATAATCTTTCTCGGATTCAATCAATAATTCAACCGCTCTTTCTCTGATTTCAGGGGTATATTTTACTTTTTTCATCGGGACATTCTCTCAGAAAGCTTGGTCTCCGACAAACCCGGTACGGTTCAAATAGACAAATAAGATGTGAATATAGAAGTAACTTCTATAAGGGACTCTTTGATTATTTAACTAAATTAGAAGATGAAAATTTATTCTATTTAATTAATAAGGAAATCTTGAAGATGGATAAATATCATATTCCTAAAATAATTTATAAAACGGATTTTATAAATTATTTTAATTTACCTAGAAATATTTTTGAAAAATCTAAAGTTGATATTATGGAATGCTGAAATGAATAATAAATTGGATTTAGAGATTTTTGAATCAAGATGTGCTTGTTTAACTAAAATTTTATCTTCATATAGGGGGGATTTGGTTGTATTGGACTCATGTGATGTAAAGGATTTTCATAATAATTATATGACTGATGAATTCATGAGAGAATTAAAAGTATTATGTGAAGGTATATATTCATATTTGGAAATAAATAAATCTAAGACTCAATATAAGAATATTTTGGGATCATCAAGTATCTCGCTTTTACATAAAAATGTTGAGGATTTTGATGTTATAGATAAAGAAAAACAACTTTTGATTAACCAAAATATTTTGAAAATTTTTAATGTTGTAAATTTTTTAGTTGGGTTGATGTCCAATATGGAGAACTCTCAAGCTAAAATTGAAAGGCTAAACTATAATTTCTATCTAATTTTAAAAATGATGGAAAAAAGTTTTAAAGGTTTTCTTTCTGAAGTTTTACCTATAATTTCTCAATATTTTAATCATCTTATTGAGTTTGATCATACGGCTAAGACCATTAAAGAATTCAATACTTATGCAAAAGCCCAAAATGTACATGTCATAGCAGTCTGTAAGGATCTTGAAGTTAAGGTTTCAAAAAAGATAGTTAAAGCTTTAACAAGGTATTTAGATGAGTACAGGATCGCAGTTGAGGATATCTATTATCGCCACAACGTAAGAATTAAAAGGACGGATGAGATTGAGAATATAGACGATTTGGACGTTGATCCGCAGACTTATAATAACCCGCCTTTAGTCACCGAGAGTCAGTCTGATTACTCAGATGATAAAGATAGTATTGATGATGAAGTTGATGAAGATAAGGTATTTAAGCAGTATGATTATAATCTAAATGAAGATACGCGTAGACTAGCACCATTTCTCTCAAATCAAAGATTGAATCGTCATATAGATAGAACTCAGCAACCAACGGTGAGTAATATTTACTATTTGGACATACCCTTATTAAAAATTGTAAACCAGGTTTTACTTGACCAACTTCATGAAAACAAAGATATCATGGAATCTGCAAAAGCAGCTTGTTGCTTGATGTCAATCTTTACCGGGCAGAGTGCCGTTATATTTCAAGATGTCGACCAATTGCTAAAAACTAAGCAATTAAAACGTAGCCCCAATCGTGCCTATTATTTGTGGATCGTTGATGCAAATGTAAATAAAAATTTGAAAGGTCAAATTGCTAAAAAAGACAATAAATATAACGAGCATACAACTTGGGCATTTCAAATTCCTGCTATGTGGATTGATAGAATTAGAGAGGCTAACCTTTCCAATCTAACGAATACAGATTTCGAAAAGTCTTTATCAGAATGGTTTTATCATCGTCGTATAGGCCCGATATCAGTTACTTCAATTGCTTTACAACTTTCTTTTCATTTGAACCGTATATGTAAAGATGATCTTACGAAAAATTTCTTAATCGGTAGACAGGTTTCACATCAACCTGATCTAGCGTATGGGGGATTTTCTTATAAACAGTTAAATGAGGTATATGAGCAGTATATATATCTATGGTTTCAAAATAAAAACGAGGTAAATGTTTTAGATCGTCCGCAATTTATTCAAGTAGAAGAGCAAGCCCGCGTAGGAAGTCAGCGTGTATGGTCATTTGATAAAGCAAAAAAATTCTTAAATACATTAAACTTGAAAGTTGTGCAAGTTTTAAAAGAAGAACAAGACATTGCTGAAAAATTTAATGCTTTCAGTGTTTGGATCTGGTTTTGTTGTTTATTGTCTTCAGGTGCACGTCCTGCTATAGGTGCATCTAGTATCAGAGAAAATTTTGATTTTATTACTAATATTGCATATATCCATGATAAGAGCAGTAGATCTCGTCCACATGGTCGTTATTCACCTCTGATCGAATTCGTTGTTAATGAGTTACAGCATTATGATGAATTTATCAAAAACATTAATGCCTTAGAGCTAGCTAATACAGCAGATCATATCTATTACCTTTCTTATTGGAAGAAAGGTTCAGAATTCATGAGCTTCACATTGGAGCCACTTACACAAAAGCATATAGCATCTTATTTATCAGAAAACTTTCCTGAAATTGATGAGTTATATCCCAATTGGACGCGCCATTTTGTAAGGAATTTTCTGGAATTGCCTGATGCGATTTTTAAGAGTTGGTATGCGCACGATCAACAAAATGAGATCGGATTTTCAAAATATTCATCTTTACAGCCCTACACCTACATGATTGAAATTCAAGATGCAGTAAATCAGCTGTTTAAAAGACTGGGATTAAAATCAGTGGTGAGCCAATCATGAAAGATGAAGAGTTACAAAAAATTCGAACTAAGCTAGAGACTTCGGTGAATATTTTATTTGAAAAAATTTCAGGATTACTTATTCATGAGATCACGGAATCTTGTGGAAAAAAGAAACTCGATGATCAGATTCAAACTGAAATGTATATTGCTAGAGCCAAAGTCGAAAAACACTTTCACAATAGAAAAATCTCAAAAAAAGATTTAGAAGAATTAAGGGAATTTTGGTCTGAATTATGTGTGAAAAAAAAGCAAGAAATTGAGTCAAAAATTCCGTGGTTAAAGGATCAATATGAAATTAAGCTTATTCAAAGAGCATATTCAGCTCCAAATATTAAAGACATTGAATCAACGCAAATTAAGTTGATTAGAGGGCAAAGGTTACATGAGTTTAAGCTCAAGTTGCATTTCTTTTGGGAAGCTGAATTACCAAAAAGGCTTAAAACTGATGTTTTTAATGCTGATTTTACGGATGCGCAAAAGGAATTACTTCTTCGACAATTTTTAATGGCACTAATTATTGATTGTGGGTGTAGTCATAAAGAAGACTTAATGGCGATTTTAAAATCACTCAGAGCATATTTTTCAAATGATCAGTTAAAACCATCAGAATTGTCGAGTGGACTTGTATCCTTATATTGTCAAGGTTCATCAAAAACGGGTTATTTATATAATTATCCAGTAGAAAATGAGAAATATGCAAATTTAGTATATCTCGATAATTCATTCCAAATTAAACAAATTTATCTTACACCAATTAGTTTGTTAATGATGGTGAGACTCATCAATATTATTGAGTTTGAAACTCAAAGTGAAAGACGTCAGGGAGAAAAAAGGCTCGTTCAGCTTATAGAGGCTATCGATGCTCAGAATAAGACAAACTTTGATTGTTATATTGATTTGGCTATATTGGATGTCGATAAAAATAGTGTTTTACGTGATTATTTTGCAAAGGAAAAATATCAATTATTTGAGCATGTCGATTACGTGCAGTATTTTAGTCAAAAGAATACGCTTGATGGTTTCACAACAGCGTTATCTACTGGAATGTTAGACAGCGCTACACTATCAATATCAACCTTAAGAATGCTTGAGACACTTGATGCATTTAAAGACAATAAGTCTTTAATAAAGAAATCGATTACTTCCGAAAATAAGTTTGATGATCCGACCGATATTTATCGAAAGCCTAAGTCTGAAAATATCCAAAAGTTGAGCACAGGGTATCATTGTGCCGCAGAAATTAAAAAAGGATTGATAGGGCAATTTCAAGGTAGAAAAAAGACCGAGACAATTAAGCAATTGTCAGAAGATATTGAGTCACTTAAAGAAAGCTACAATAATCAGAAGTATGAAATAGCTAAAGATGTTGCGCTTGTGAGTGTTCAGATTGCCTTAATGACATGGTATCGGGATTACCTCGTGAGTGGTCAATCTTCAAATGTTTCTAGAGCAAAAGACGGAATTGCACTGAGTTCCTTGGATACCTACAAATCATCATTCGCTGAAGATCTTTTTATGTATGTTGTTACTCATGACCTTGATCTTCTGAAGATGGATGAAGAACAATTTGAGGGAGCATATGAGTATATTTTAAGTGAAAAATTTATTGCTGATAAGCGACGACAAAATAAAGCATCTAAAAATAATGTTAGGGAGGTGAAATATAATAGCTATGGTAAAGCTGTAAAAAATTTAAAAAAATTTCATAGCAGTTTAATTCACAATTTTGGTGCTCCTCGAGTAAATTATTTAGACCAGTTAAAATCTGATGATCTTCAGATGTGTAGAGCATCATATATAACTCCAGTGATGTGGGTGCATTTTAATAATTTGATTGATCGCCAAGTTGATTTGAGTAAAGAACAAAAAAGTATATTCAAAATAATTTGTATGCTTGCTTACCGCACAGGTTTAAGGATTGGTGAGATTCTTGGGTTAAGGCTGAGAGATTTGGCTATGACGGATTTGGATGTTAAAACAATTGGCTATGAGCGATATTATTATTTAACAGCAAGCAATCCTCAATTTATCAAAATCTTTATACATAATAACTATCATCGTCAGGTTAAAACGACGAATGCAAAACGAGGAATTCGTCTTGATGAGTTGCTGACTGCAGATGAATTAAATGGATTTATTGGTCTGATCAAAAAGCATCTTAATGTAAAAGTTGATCAAGGAAGGTTGGGGGCAGAAGATTGTTATATCTTCCAAGATGAATTTGGTCAAATTTTTTCATCTCGTTTTATTGGTGCTAAGACAAAGGAAATTTTTGATACTTTATTCAATAACGAACCACACGATTATTCTTTTCATAGCTTTAGGCATACTGCGACAAACAATTTAGCTTTAATTTTGAAAGGAAGTGAAGCGTTAATCAGAAGTTGGATTGGCTACTCACCTGATCAGATTGCCAAAATTAAAAATTATTTATTGGGTGATACAGACAGTATTGCTGGACGTCAGGATGTTTGGAAGATTTTGGCACATTTTATTGGCCATTCATCTATTGAGATGACAGCCAACTATTACCTGCATTTTGGTTCAATGTTAGTCGGGGATGCATTATGTCCAGATGAAAGTAAAATATCAGCAAATATTGTAAGAGCTTTACTCTCTTGCAGAGTATTCAAGAAACAATTGAATACGTCGCAAATGAAAGAGAAGCTTGAATTAAAAGAAATCTTAGAGAAGATAGCTCCCAATTCAAAGATTATTCAAGACGTAATATTTCCTGATCGGTGGCATACTCAGATATTAAAACGAGAAGATGTAGAGCAAACAGATCATGTAACCGAAAGGCTCAAACTGACATCAGAATTGAATGATATTATAGATGTACTTTCAGGAAAAAATGAAAATCTGAAGTTGAAAGAAATTGGGAGAGACTTGGCCTCAAACCTGTATAAAAATAGACACTATCAACACAAAAAAGATATTTCTCAAAGTAATCCTTTAGACATGCTGCTAAAGCATATCAATAGAAATAAGTCTGGAAATAGATTTAGCGAAGCTGATTTTAAAATTTTCACAGCTTTACTGGATAGTAACTTTATGTTGGATTATTTTGAGCGCCGTATTCGTCTTATAGATGCTAGTATGGAAGTGAACCGTACCGGGTTTGTCGGAGACTTTTTATTTAAGTTAGGCCACGTGACCTAACGGGTTAATCTTATCATAGTACATTGCTTCAAACTCAAAAGGCGATACATAACCCAATGCGCTGTGTACACGCTTTTTGTTGAACCAATCTACCCAATTTAATGTCGCAAGTTGTACATCCGCTAAACCTTGCCAGTCTGCTTTTAAATATTCAATCACCTCTGTTTTGTATAAGCCATTCACTGTTTCAGCCAAAGCGTTATCGTATGAATCACCGGTCGTACCGACTGATGCTCGTAAATTTGCTGCTTCTAAACGATTGGTATAGCGAATGGAAAGATATTGAACCCCTCTGTCACTATGGTGAATCACATTCTTTGGCATGTCTCGAGCATGTAACGCTTGCTCAAGTGCATCGAGCACCATATCTGTATTCATCCGTGTCGATACTTTCCATCCAACAATTGCTCGTGAGAAGACATCAATAATAAATGCAGTATAAACCCAACCTGAATTTGTTTGAATATACGTGAAGTCAGCGACCCATAGCTGGTCAGGATGATCAGCACTAAAATTGCGTTTCACCAAGTCATCTGCTCGTTTTTGATCCTCTCGGCTACGGGTAGTTTGTTTATTCTTACCACGCCAAACACCTTGTATACCTAGTTTTTGCATCAATCGAGCAACTGTACAGCGAGCAATAACATAGCCTTCACGTTTCAATTTTTGCCAAACTTTACGCACACCATATCGACCTGAACTTTCCTTCCAAATTCGTTTAATTTGTTCAGCATGATGCAAGTCATGTAGATCTCGCTTTGCTCGATGTTCTGGGTTTTCAACGAAATCTAGTGTTCGATAATAGGTAGAAGCCGCGATCGGTAAAATCCTGCAAATCGCCTCAACACCATATAACGCCTTATTGTTATGGATGAAATCTACCATTATTTGTGTGGGCGGTCGAGCTCCGCCTGGGCGAAAAAAGCGGCTGCTTTACGTAGAATTTCGTTAGCACGTTGCAGTTCTTTATTTTCACGTTCGAGTTGTTTAATACGTTCTTGATCTGAAAGTTGCTGTACTTTAATTGGGTTTTGTTTATCTAAATATTTTTGATACCAAACACGTAGAGTTTCAGGAGTACAACCTATCTTGGGAGCAATAGCGGTGATCGCAGCCCAATTCGATGGATAATCTTTCTCGGATTCAATCAATAATTCAACCGCTCTTTCTCTGATTTCAGGGGTATATTTTACTTTTTTCATCGGGACATTCTCTCAGAAAGCTTGGTCTCCGACAAACCCGGTACGGTTCAAGTTTTTAAAGGGAACTGAAGTTGAGTTAAGATGCTACCATATCTATTGTAAAGTTTTTATTGATAATATCTAACATACTTGAAAGGTATAGATATATTTATATAAAAATAAGTAAATTATGTTTTTAGGAGGGTGCTTTTATTTGAAACTACTGTAATATAAGGGAGGGTCTTATGAAAATATTTAAGTTTAAAAGTGAATAAAATTAGAATAGTATTTACTGCTACTATGAGTGCAGGCAAAACTACATGTATTAACGCGTTTCTAGGCACTGAATTATTACATTCAGCGAATGAAGCAACTACTGCTACGGTAACAGAGATACATTCTAGTAATGTAGAGATGGTTAGAGCTTTTGATAGCAATAAAGCAATAGTAAAGGAAGTATATGCGTTAACTGCTGAAATGTTAAAAGTATTAAATCAAAGTCAACAAGTACAGGAAATTTTAGTTAAAGGGAAATTTAATTTTTCTGAGAATTTAGTACTAATTGATACTCCTGGTCCAAACAATAGTCGAGATACTAATCATAAAAATCTTGCCTATGAATTTATTGAAGAGTCTAATTTTGATTTTTTAGTTTATATAATTAATGCGACTCAGCCATTCATTAATGATGATGTGCAATACTTAAAATTTATTCAGAAAAAAGTACAACATCAAAAAATTATTTTTTTAGTAAATAAAGTAGATGAGTTTGATATAGAAAATGAGTCAATTAGTTCTTTTATAAACAATTTAACCTCTTATTTGAAAGATCTGGGGTTTTTACAACCTATCATATTTACAATAAGTGCATATAGATCGTTGCTAATAAAAAAATTTACAAAGCAAGAAAAATTATCTAGAAAGGAAAGAAGAGAATTATTAAGCTTCTTGGAAGATGATAATATTTTTTTAGACTATGGATTAATTCCTTTTCCAATTGAAACAATAAATCATATCAAATGTCAAAAAAGATTCGAGGATCTTGATGAGGGTTTTCAAGATTACGATTATCTAAATCAGATCTATTGTAATACAGGTTTTCCATATTTTGAGTTTTATATTAAAGATCAAATTTTTAAATTAAATAAGTAGGGTATATTTTAAGTGAACCATATTGAAATTAAACATAATCCTTTTTCAATTGAAACGCATTTTTTTGTAAATGGCCAAGAAGTATTAGGAAATAATATTTTATCTCATTTAAAACAGCGTAGATTGCAGTTGTGGGTAGATCAGCTTCCTAAACTTTTATATGATTTTTTTAATCAAGACAGCGATATAGAAATTAATTTTATAGGGTTAGAATCTGATTATATCGATCTTAAAGAAGAAATTGAAAAAGCAAATTTGGAGCATAGCACGAGTTTTAGGTTAACTCCTTACAAGACTGTAGAAAGTGTTGATATTCGCCTTGAAAAAATAAAGGGAATGATTGAATTTGCGAAGAAAAATCCAAAATTTCTTAGCTATTTACAGACTAACTCACGAGTTTCAGATGCTTTGAATGAAGCATTTAACAATGATTTTGATGCTTATGTAGTTGCGACTATGTCATCAGGGAAATCAACATTCATTAATGCAATGTTAGGTATGGATTTATTACCTGCTCGAAATGAGGCCACTACGGCAACTATTGCAAAAATTTATGATACAAAATCAGATGCTTACTATGGTAGCCGTTATAATGTAGATGGTGAGATTTTAGAAGAAAATATAATTCTAAATAGTGATGTTTTGAATTCTTGGAATGATCAAAAAGATACACATACGATTAATATTACTGGTCCAATTTATGGAATGGAAAAAAGAGACAATGTAAGACTAGTATTGACTGACACACCTGGACCAAATAATAGTCGTGATGAATCTCATGCTCGTTTGACAATGTCCTTCATTCAAGATTCGCAGCGTAGTCCTTTAATTTTATATATTTTAAATGCCACACAATTAGGTATTAATGATGATAAAAACTTATTGGAGCTAGTTGCTAAGGAAATCAAGAAGGGTGGTAAGCAAGCTAAAGATCGTTTTATTTTTATCGTAAATAAATGCGATGAATTTGATTTAGAAAAAGAATCTTTGGAAAAAGCTTTAGATAATGTAAGAGCCTACTTAATAGAAAATGGCATTCAAGATCCTTTGGTATATCCTATTTCAGCATTTGCAACCCGATTGATGCGTAATGATGAACAACGGTTAACAAGACGTGAGCGTAGCAAAAAGAACGATTATATTGATCAATTCTTGGAAGATGAATATAATTTTATTAAGTATATGCCTTTAACGTCAAAGGTTGCTCATAAGGTTGAAAA
The DNA window shown above is from Acinetobacter piscicola and carries:
- a CDS encoding site-specific integrase, with translation MKDEELQKIRTKLETSVNILFEKISGLLIHEITESCGKKKLDDQIQTEMYIARAKVEKHFHNRKISKKDLEELREFWSELCVKKKQEIESKIPWLKDQYEIKLIQRAYSAPNIKDIESTQIKLIRGQRLHEFKLKLHFFWEAELPKRLKTDVFNADFTDAQKELLLRQFLMALIIDCGCSHKEDLMAILKSLRAYFSNDQLKPSELSSGLVSLYCQGSSKTGYLYNYPVENEKYANLVYLDNSFQIKQIYLTPISLLMMVRLINIIEFETQSERRQGEKRLVQLIEAIDAQNKTNFDCYIDLAILDVDKNSVLRDYFAKEKYQLFEHVDYVQYFSQKNTLDGFTTALSTGMLDSATLSISTLRMLETLDAFKDNKSLIKKSITSENKFDDPTDIYRKPKSENIQKLSTGYHCAAEIKKGLIGQFQGRKKTETIKQLSEDIESLKESYNNQKYEIAKDVALVSVQIALMTWYRDYLVSGQSSNVSRAKDGIALSSLDTYKSSFAEDLFMYVVTHDLDLLKMDEEQFEGAYEYILSEKFIADKRRQNKASKNNVREVKYNSYGKAVKNLKKFHSSLIHNFGAPRVNYLDQLKSDDLQMCRASYITPVMWVHFNNLIDRQVDLSKEQKSIFKIICMLAYRTGLRIGEILGLRLRDLAMTDLDVKTIGYERYYYLTASNPQFIKIFIHNNYHRQVKTTNAKRGIRLDELLTADELNGFIGLIKKHLNVKVDQGRLGAEDCYIFQDEFGQIFSSRFIGAKTKEIFDTLFNNEPHDYSFHSFRHTATNNLALILKGSEALIRSWIGYSPDQIAKIKNYLLGDTDSIAGRQDVWKILAHFIGHSSIEMTANYYLHFGSMLVGDALCPDESKISANIVRALLSCRVFKKQLNTSQMKEKLELKEILEKIAPNSKIIQDVIFPDRWHTQILKREDVEQTDHVTERLKLTSELNDIIDVLSGKNENLKLKEIGRDLASNLYKNRHYQHKKDISQSNPLDMLLKHINRNKSGNRFSEADFKIFTALLDSNFMLDYFERRIRLIDASMEVNRTGFVGDFLFKLGHVT
- a CDS encoding dynamin family protein, encoding MNHIEIKHNPFSIETHFFVNGQEVLGNNILSHLKQRRLQLWVDQLPKLLYDFFNQDSDIEINFIGLESDYIDLKEEIEKANLEHSTSFRLTPYKTVESVDIRLEKIKGMIEFAKKNPKFLSYLQTNSRVSDALNEAFNNDFDAYVVATMSSGKSTFINAMLGMDLLPARNEATTATIAKIYDTKSDAYYGSRYNVDGEILEENIILNSDVLNSWNDQKDTHTINITGPIYGMEKRDNVRLVLTDTPGPNNSRDESHARLTMSFIQDSQRSPLILYILNATQLGINDDKNLLELVAKEIKKGGKQAKDRFIFIVNKCDEFDLEKESLEKALDNVRAYLIENGIQDPLVYPISAFATRLMRNDEQRLTRRERSKKNDYIDQFLEDEYNFIKYMPLTSKVAHKVENLKLVDDDELNTALKNSGIPAVEMMIDEYIEKYNLPHRLNRAKEALDTAIGLALNEEKMNAALEQDEKELENILASIKHLEAKRAKGFETASYKAKLKERKNHVPEAIQSKIKSLRRGVEDKWSSITNTMQGDVSVDQANDKLEKLEDDLKFKFNEVINELDNAYLAMQKNIHNELNLEYQKYISDIFEDVKDLKIPVLSGLENKFKNFDISVTKTNRGEINTRTVVVGQKQVKTSKWYNPWSWGDTKTVNITEEREYVSLKDAWDQRGAEIRTQFNNLIQQGTIHITEGGNKIIDMYTEFLTQEFDKKFEQIIKEIKGKIQDKDLRIKAIDHAKSELVWIEKMRQDLDNILKI
- a CDS encoding helix-turn-helix domain-containing protein, encoding MVLKHRQKKITEDRLLLTTKEAARLLGYAEQTLRKWALYENGPISPIRHGRSLRWSKAEVYKFACVKEEV
- a CDS encoding dynamin family protein: MNKIRIVFTATMSAGKTTCINAFLGTELLHSANEATTATVTEIHSSNVEMVRAFDSNKAIVKEVYALTAEMLKVLNQSQQVQEILVKGKFNFSENLVLIDTPGPNNSRDTNHKNLAYEFIEESNFDFLVYIINATQPFINDDVQYLKFIQKKVQHQKIIFLVNKVDEFDIENESISSFINNLTSYLKDLGFLQPIIFTISAYRSLLIKKFTKQEKLSRKERRELLSFLEDDNIFLDYGLIPFPIETINHIKCQKRFEDLDEGFQDYDYLNQIYCNTGFPYFEFYIKDQIFKLNK
- a CDS encoding IS3 family transposase (programmed frameshift); this translates as MKKVKYTPEIRERAVELLIESEKDYPSNWAAITAIAPKIGCTPETLRVWYQKYLDKQNPIKVQQLSDQERIKQLERENKELQRANEILRKAAGFFRPGGARPPTQIMVDFIHNNKALYGVEAICRILPIAASTYYRTLDFVENPEHRAKRDLHDLHHAEQIKRIWKESSGRYGVRKVWQKLKREGYVIARCTVARLMQKLGIQGVWRGKNKQTTRSREDQKRADDLVKRNFSADHPDQLWVADFTYIQTNSGWVYTAFIIDVFSRAIVGWKVSTRMNTDMVLDALEQALHARDMPKNVIHHSDRGVQYLSIRYTNRLEAANLRASVGTTGDSYDNALAETVNGLYKTEVIEYLKADWQGLADVQLATLNWVDWFNKKRVHSALGYVSPFEFEAMYYDKINPLGHVA